The window AAGGGAAAGCCATTGTCAAAGTGATTATCGAAACGTCCCTTTTGACGGATATCGAAAAAAGAAAAGCATGTGAACTTTCGGTCCTTGCAGGTGCCGATTTTGTGAAAACATCGACAGGTTTCTCAACAGGCGGTGCGACAGAAGAAGACGTTAAACTAATGAGGGCAGTGGTCGGACCAGATATGGGCGTCAAAGCATCAGGCGGTGTCCGAAACTTAGAAGACATGAAGAAAATGATTGATGCAGGGGCTACAAGAATCGGTGCAAGTTCTGGGGTCCAGATTATGCAAGGGCTAGAATCTAAATCCGATTATTAATTTGAAAGTTTTATATTGACCTATAGTTAAATCCGCGGTATAATTTATGAGTACATGGCACTTGGTCGTGTTCTAGAAGTGTGTTTGGAGGGAGGGACAAGAGATATGTCGAAAACTGTTGTTCGTAAAAACGAATCGCTTGAAGATGCTCTTCGCCGCTTCAAACGTACTGTATCCAAAAGTGGAACAATACAAGAGGTAAGAAAGCGTGAGTTTTATGATAAGCCGAGTGAAAAACGTAA of the Sporosarcina sp. FSL K6-1508 genome contains:
- the rpsU gene encoding 30S ribosomal protein S21, giving the protein MSKTVVRKNESLEDALRRFKRTVSKSGTIQEVRKREFYDKPSEKRKKKSEAARKRKF